TGACAGGCGCCATTGTGTGCCTCAACCCGCTCAAGCGGGTAAGTCTCTTGCCGAGTCACACGGTTCATGGGCATGCACCAGGGACCGCACACCTATCCTCTGGCGCTTGATTCCGTGCTCAGGCCAAGACACGCCGGCCAGACGAATCCGGCCGGTGGCCCGTGTCCGGGCGACTACTCCGCCGGAGACGTCCCGGACGGAGATATGGGCCATGCGGCCCACAATGCGTGAGCAGAGTCGAAGGCTGGCGCGGTAGTCTAGACTTGCCCCAGCCGTAGTAACGTCTCCTCCACGTAAGGTCTGGTGATTCCAGGGGTTTTCTGGGATTTAGGGGGATTTTTGGGGGTTGATGTGTAGTCACTAATATACAGCATAATGCGTTGACATGCGCGTGGATATGGCGTATATAATGCCTATGCCAAAGCGTACAGGCGCCGCCTACGTAGTGACAACGACCCGCCACTATAAGGGCCGGGTCTACCATTCCCATCTGCTGCGGCGCAGCTACCGGGAAGGGGGTAAGGTCCGCAACGAGACCTTGGGCAATCTCTCGCATCTGCCGGAACCGCTCATCGCCATGATCCACCGCAGCTTGAAGGGCGAGACCTTCGTGCCGCTCGGAGAGGCCTTCACGATCGTACGCTCGCAACCCCACGGGCATGTGGATGCGGTGCAGCGCATGATGGCGCGCCTGGGGCTTCCGGGGGTGATTGCGGGCAAGCCCTGTCGCGAGCGGGACATCGTACTCGCCCTGATCGCCGCCCGCGTCCTGGACCCCCGGACTAAGCTCGCCACGACCCGCTCTTGGGGGACCACCACGCTCGCCGACACGTTTGGGGTCACCTGGGCCGATGAGCAGGACTGCTATGCGGCCATGGACTGGCTGCTTATGCGTCAGGACCGCATCCAGAAGAAGTTGGCCGCGCGCCATCTCAAGGCCGATGGCCTGGTGCTCTACGATTTGAGTTCCAGTTACTTCGAAGGGACGACGTGCCCCTTGGCCCGGAGAGGCTACTCACGCGACGGAAGACGCGGGACCCTGCAGGTGAACTATGGGCTCATGACCGATGACCGGGGCTGCCCGGTGGCGGTCACGGTGCATGAGGGGAACACCGCCGACCCCACCACGTTGATGCCCGAGATCACCCGCGTCAAGGACGACTTCGGCATCACGCAGTTCGTGATGGTGGGCGACCGCGGCATGATCAGTAGCACCGCGATTGCGGCCCTCCGGGACCAGGGCGGTATCGATTGGATCACGGCCTTGAGGAGCGCCTCGATCCGCGCGCTCGTGGAAGACAAGACTCTGCAGCCCGATCTTTCATTGCCGGCCGCATGGCCGGTCGATGAACGCAACCTAGCCGAGATCACCCATCCCGATTATCCCGGCGAGCGGCTCGTGGCCTGTCGTAACCCGCAGTTGACGAGCCTGCGGGCGCACAAGCGCGCCGCGCTCTTACAAGCGACTGAAGAGGATCTCGCTAAGATCGCCGCCCGCATCGCCGCGGGACGCCTGAAGGGCCAGGACAAGATCGGCGTGGCCGTGGGCCGCGTGATCAATCGCTATAAGATGGCCAAGCACATGAGTGTGACGATCACCGATACGAGCTTGACCTTCGTCCGTAAGACCGACGCCATCGCCGCCGAGGCGGCCCTGGATGGCATGTATATCATCCGTACCTCGGTCCCCGCCGAGCGGTTGGATGCTGCCTGCTGCGTGCGCCATTACAAATCCTTGTCGCAGGTCGAACGCGCGTTTCGCTCAATGAAGACCGTGGACCTGAAGGTCCGTCCCATCCATCACCGTTTGAGCGACAGAGTCCGCGCCCACATCTTCCTCTGCATGTTGGCCTACTATGTCGAGTGGCACCTGAAGGAGGCCTGGCGCGAGCTGCTCTTTGCCGACGAGGATCAAGCCGCCAAGGCCACCCGTGACCCGGTGGCGCCGGCCGAACGCTCCGCGGCGGCGAAGGCGAAGGTCGCGCGCCGGCACCACGAGGACGGCACCCCGATCCACAGCTTCCCGACACTCCTCACGGAGCTCGCCACCATCGTGCGCAACACCGGCCATGCGGCCGGCAATGCGTGCTGCACCTCCGCCGAAGAGGGCGCCCCGACCTTTACGGTGACGACCCAATCGAACCCGCTGCAGCGCCGCGCGATGGATCTGATCGACCAGCTGGTGGTGTAGTCAGAACGCGGCCACCGGATTTCTGCGAAAAGGCTTGAATGTCAAGGGAAATCTCTTCGGGGCAGCTAGCAACTCCAGCTTAATCAGATCAAAGTGTACTTCTCGATTGTTCAGCGCAAGGTGCTCACCCCAAACGACTTCCAGTCGCTGGCGCAACTGGAGGATCGTCTATTGCGCTTTCAGGATCACTACAGCGCCACCGCCCGGCCTTTCGAATGGAAATTCACGCGCCATGACCTTGAGGTGCTTCTCTCTAAAATCCAGGCGCACGAGCAAATGTCCGCCCAGGCTGCGTGAGCAAATACGTCACCGAATTTATGGGCCAGGGTCGGGAGAGCAAGAAAGAACGAAGGTGGCGAGCACCGCGCGCTTGTCGGGGGCATCGTTTCTGACATAGTGCAGCGAGCAGCCCTTCACCCAGACATCAAAGACACCACTGACCTTCAGGAAGTCGATGAAGAACGGCAATTGCCCAAGCGGCGTGACCGCCGCTTTCGGGTTCCACTGGACGTGGATACGGTCCCCGAAGGTGTCCACCGCAACCGGGTATTGGGCCTTCAGGGCCTTCCGTTTTGCCTCACCCGTGGGGTGAGTCCTCCGGGGTCGTCACAATTGCCGCGAACCGGCGTCGGGCTTAGCTTTGACCGGCTCGGAGGTGAAGTCAACTGCGGTTTTTAGGGTGATGCGTTTGGGAGACGCCACCACCTGACGATAATGCCTGACGGGGATGGGAAAATTCCCGCGCCATTTTTTAAGCAGAGTGACTTGTGACCTGCAGGGGGCTCGGCGGCATGGCCTCTTCGTCCGCGAGCGCCAGGGCCCCGCGGATCACGCGGTACACCCACCATATGCTCACCATGATAAGCACGGCGTAGCCGAGTAGCGCAAAGAAGAGGAAGAGACCGGCGGCGGCCCACAGAAGGCCCCACCAGAAGGTCCGTATCATCCAGCGGTGATGGCTCCCGTAGCAGGTTCCGCTGCGATCACGTCGCCAGTAATTGAGGCCTAGGGCCAGGATGCTCGGCGCCAGCATGCCGAAAAACCCCACGACGTAGAGGGCGTAGGCGACCACCACCAGTTCGCGCTCGCGATTCCCATCGAATGGCCGGATGTCCACCAAGACCTCCTCTCACGCGCAGTGCAGGAGCCCCACGCGAATACCGGTCAGAACATACTGGACCGCAAGCGCCGTCAACAACACGCCCAATAAACGGGTCACCACGTTGGCCCCGGTCTCGCCCATCAAGGCCAGTATGCGCGCGGCCGACAACAGTACCGCAAGCGTGATGGCCAACACCAGAGCCAGTATACCAAGGAGCAGCCCGATCGCGATAAGGCGGCCATGGGCAGCCGAAAGCATGAGCAGAAGGCTTGTGAGCGCCCCGGGACCGGCGAGCAGCGGGATGGCGAGCGGAAATACCGAGATGTCATTGCGCCCCCGCGCCTCCTCGGTTTCGCGCCGGGTCGTCGAACGCAGTCCGGAGTGGCGGGCAAAAACCATGTCGATCGCAAGCAGAAACAACAGGATGCCGCCCGCGATCCGGAAGGCCGAGAGCCCTATCCCCAAGACCCGCAACACGGCAAAACCGCTCACGGCGAAAAATAGCAGTACCAAGGCGGCGATCAGTACGCCCTTCACCGCCATCCGTTGGCGATATTCGTGGCTCGCGCCCGCCGTCAGCGCCCCGAAGAGCGGCACCAGGCCGATGGGGTCGACGACGACAAAGAATGTGAGAAAGATGTCATACGCCTTCATGACAGCGGCCATCGCGCCAAGACATCGTACACCCCCGGCTGCTCGCGCCGCGACCGGCACAGGACATAGTCGGCCACGGCCCACCGCACCGGCTCGGACGGCGGCGCGGCCCATCGCGGATCCGCCGCGGTCAGGCGCGCGAGCGTGACATGGGGGCGGTAGCGGTGCGTCGGCACCCTCCCCGTGGCCGCGGCGACCAGCCGCTGCAGATGCTCCGCAAGCGCGAGCAGCGCCGGTGGCGGGCGCGAAGGCGCAAGCGCCGCGATGTCGCCTGCCCCAAGCCAGGCCATCTCATCCAAAACACACACGAACGCCTCCCCCGACACACCCGCGGCCCCCGCCTCCAGGACGCGCCGGTCATCGGCCTCGACGGCACCCGCGAATGCAAGTGTCATGTGGTATCCGTCGGCCGCCACCGGCCTGCCTGCCGACTCGCCGGCGCGCGCCGCGAGCCGTGCGCGCACATCCTCGCCGGGCCACAGTGCGAAGAACAACCGCTCGCGCCTAGAAGAAGACCCGCAACCCGCCCTCATAGTCGGCAATCACTGTATCGCTCTGGGGCTCCATGATAACAAGATTACCAGACTCCTGCGGCGCGCTCTGCCCGTACGAGAAACGCGTGTAGCGGACCGCGGCATACAGCCCGAGCCAGCGCGACAGCCGCAGGTCCAAGGAAGCCCCCGCCTTGACAAGCGGGGCCGTGCCAAGACCCTGCGAAAAGCCGAGTGCCGCGACCGCGATCGCCGGATTCAAGGTCTGTCCGGCGGCGGCGTAGACGCTACCCACCAGGCGCTGCGTCAATGCCACCTGGATGAGCGCGCCCAGCGCCACGTAATCGTGGTGATAGTCCTCTTCATAGGCCTGCCTCGTCCCGACCCCGATCAATCGCCGCCAGGCGTGGTGCCCATACTCGATAAACGGCACGGCCATCACCACCCCATCGGGAAACGCCGCGCCCAGACGAATCCCGTAGCTCGAAATGATGGCGCCCGACACCCCGTTTGGGATCGGCGTTCCATTTTGCGCATACCCTTGATAACGGACGTTTCCACTTACCCTGTCATAGGCCAGACGCGCGTACATCCGGTCGCCGAGCAAAAGCCCCGTTAGGCTCGCATGAAGGCCGTTTATAAAGCCGCTTTCACGGTCGAAGTAACGGGACTGCGGGGCATTGGTGCACACCGCGAGCGCGCAGGTATCACTCGGTTCCACGTAATGCAGGTCTGTCAGACGATAGGCCACCGATACATGATCGTCGATGCTCCAGACTGCCCGTTCGTGCGCGCACACGGTCCCTCGCAGGACACCCGCGGTCAGCGCCGCCATCAACAGTTTCTTCAAGAACCGGACCTCGGGGCGGGGATGCCCCATGGGAGACACGCAAGGGCTAAGGCGCGGAATACGTCAGAAAACGATCCGGAAGATGCTCCATGGTTATGCGCCCAGAGCCCGCCAAAATAACGCACCTTTCTATAACGTTCTGAAGCTCCCGAACGTTACCCGGCCAATTGTAGCGGGCGATACGCGACTTTACCTCATCCTCCATCACCGGAATCGACGAAAGGCCGTTTCGGGCCGCCGCCTGCGCCAGGAAGCGTTCTGCCAGAAACGGGACGTCCTCCGGTCGCGAGCGTAGCGGCGGCATGAAGACCTCGGCCACGTTGAGCCTGTAGTACAGATCCTCCCGGAACCCTTCGCCGGCAACCAGATGGCGGAGGTCGCGATTGGTCGCGGCGATGATGCGCGTGTCGACGGCACGGGTTTTCAGCTCGCCGACCCGCTCAAATACCTTGTCTTGCAAAAAACGCAAAAGCTTCGCCTGCCCTTCGGCCGATAATTCGCTCACTTCATCCAAAAACAACGTGCCACCGTCGGCGGACTCGAGTCGTCCGACCTTGTCCTTCACGGCACCCGTGAACGCCCCCTTGCAGTGCCCGAAGAGCTCGCTTTCGAGAAGCGTGGGGGAAAGGCTCGCGCAGTTGACCTCGACGAACGGGCCCTGGCTGCGGGCGCTTGCGGCATGGATGCGGCGGGCGATCATGCTTTTCCCCGTACCACTCTCGCCCAATACGAGAACCGTCGCCTCGCTGTGGGCGAAGCGCTCGGCCATGGACAGGGTCCGCCGCAGGGCCTCCGAGCGCGTCATGAGGTCCTCCTCGCCCAGCGCCATGCGCAGGTTGTGGTTGTCGGCCTCAAGGCCCTGAATGTGGATGTTGCGGCTCAGCAACTGCTCGATCTCGGCCGGCGCGAACGGCTTTACGATGAAATCGGCGGCGCCGAGCTTGATGGCCTCCACGGCCTTCTCGACAGTGGCATAAGCCGTCATGATGATGACCGGCAACGACGGGTAGTCACTCTTTATGGCCGTCAAAAGCTCGATGCCGCCCGCGCCCTCCATCTTAAGGTCCGACAGAACGATATCGGCACGAAACTCCTTCAGGGTCGTCAGCGCCGCCTTCACGGACGCCACGTCACGCACGCGATACCCGCGCCGCTCGAGAAATATCCCGAGCGTCAGACGGATCTTGCGGTCATCATCGACGATAAGAACGGAAGCCATGGTTCAGGGCCTCGCGGGAAGCGGTACGACCGGCTGCAAAGGCAGGTCGCCGGTGGTCATGCGTCGGGGGAGCGTGATGCGAAACTGTGTTCCTTCGTTTACTCTCGATGTCACGGTGATGCGTCCACCATGCGCCTCGACCATTTCCCGTACGATGGCAAGCCCCATGCCCGCCGAACCATGCCGATCGGCAGCCCCCTGCGTGAACCAGTCGAAGATATGCGGCAATTCCTCGGGCGGTATGCCGCGACCGGTATCGGCGACCTCCACCAGGACCTCCTCCTCATTGGGCGTCGACACCGATATGGTGATCTGCCCGTGCAGAGGCGTATGCCGCAGGGCATTGGATAGCAGATTGTTGAAGACCCACCCAAGCTTCACCGGATCCGCGTTCACCGCCACATCCGGCAGACATCTTACGACCAGATCCACGTCCTGGAGATCCGCCTGAAGACGAAAGGAATGCGCCTGGCGCCGCAGGAATTCGCAGAGTTCGAGGGGCTTTAGCTCAATGCTCGTGCGAATGGCATCCGGGCGCGATACGTCCAGGAGATCCTCCACCAGCATCGTCAGGCGACTCACCTCCTCGCGGCCGACCTCGAGCAGCTGACGGACCTGATGCAGATAGTTTTCCTGGTGGGCCGTCTCATAGAGCGTTCCTATGCTGAGACTGAGGCTCGTGAGCGGGGTCTTCAGTTCGTGCGACAGCGTTGCCAGAAGCTGCGTCCTCTGGTGCTCGGCATGACGCAATTCGGTGACGTCCTGCAATACCACGATGAGTCCGATGATGCTGCGACCCTTGTCGCGGAACGGGACGGTCTTCAGGATATAGGAGTGGAGGCGGCCACGTATGGTCAAGGAAAACTCGTTACGGCTGTACTGCGGCTCGTCCTGGTCTTCCCGGCGCAGCGATACCAGCGCGTTGCGCAGATTCATGTAAAAACGCGTGGCGATATTGAGATCGTTGATGTTGCGTCCAAGCAACTCCCCCGGTTCGGTCTGAAGCAGCATCCCGGCCATGAAGTTCACGTGCAGGATCTTGTCCTGCCGATCCAAAAGCACGAGACCGTCGTCTATGGAGTTTATGAGGGCGTCGATCTTGGCGTTCTCATAGACCAGCCTGTCGGTATTCCCGCGCTCATGCTTATCGAGGCGCCGCAAAAGCCCGTTGAACTCACGGGTCAGATCATCGAACTCCGAAAGCCCATAGCGCTCGAGCTCGCGGTGGGTGCCAGACGGGTTCAGATCGTGGATGCCGCGAGCCAACTGGCGCATGGGCCGCAAGATGAGCCGCACCATCCATACCGACAGGATCAGGATCACGAGCAGCGAGGCGCCAAGCCCAAGCGAGGCGAAGATCGTCAGATCCTTGATGGCGACGATCGCATGGTGTTCGCGCGCGGCTATCGCGGTCCGACCCACGATCTTCAGGTCCTGCAGGGCGTTATCGAGCGTGCGCAGGCGGGCGGTATCGGGGGCATGACGGTAGGCCTTCCAGGCGGCCTCGACCTGCGCCCGCTCGGCCGCCACATGCAGCCCACGGCTGTCGTCCTTGAAGCCCTGCCAAGCGGCCACGAAGCGTGTGGCGATGCGTGCCCGGGTGCGGGCGTGCGTGGCAAGACCATAGGCCTGCGCGGCCTCGCGCATCTTGCTCATGGCCGCGGCCGAATGGGCGTTGGTGCGAAGAATCGCCTGGGTGGTCCCGCCCAGGCCGCTGATGCGGCTGACCAGCAGCGCACCCAGGACCCCGAGCAATAACACGACGGCGGAAATGGCGATTATAAGGCGATTACTGAGTGATCGTAGCATGGCTTGTCCTAGTTACGCGCTGACGCGTCGCGCTCGTCGGTGTCAACGATTTGCACATCGACTCCCTCCGTATGGTTCAGAAACTCGAGCGTGAGCCACTTGAATATGCGCAGGCGCCAGCCCACATGCCGATTTTTGCCAAAGATCGCCATGGTGATGCCGTGTTCGTCGACGAAACTCACCAGGGCATCGAGCACGCTATGCGCCTCGAGAACCTCGAACCGCGCCCCAAGCTCCTCGGCCAGCCGCTCAAGCTTCAGGAACTCCTTGCGCACCGGGCTCAAGGCCTTGCCGGGCGCGAGCTCGGGCCTGACCACGGTGACCGCGAACCAATCGGCGTTCAAACGGCCGGCGACCCGTGCCCCGCGGCGCAGCAGGGCCACATTCGCGGCGTGGTCGGGCCCGAGACAGACGACCACCCGCTCCGGGCGGCGCAAGGGCCCCGCCTCGCGCAACAGTCGTTGCTCCTCGGTCTGATACTCGACCTTGCTCGCCACCTCGCGCAGCGCCATCTCGCGCATGGCGGCGAGATTCTCGGGCGTGAAAAAGCCGCGTAGCGCGCTTTCGACCTTCTCCGTTGGGTAAATCTTCCCGCGCCGCAGCCGCTCCCTGTGGTCCTCGACCGACAGATCGATATTGATGATCTCGCTTGCGACGGCGAGCACCCGATCCGGTACGGTTTCACGCACCTTCACCCCGGTCAACCGTTCGACGTAGGGATTCAGGCTTTCGATGTGCTGGATGTTGACAGCGGAGATAACGTTGATGCCGGCCCTCAGAATATCCTCGACATCCTGATAGCGCTTGGGGTGCTCGGTTCCCGGGATGTTCGAATGGGCGAGCTCATCGACCACGACCAGCTGCGGGCGCCGCTCGAGGATCGCCGGCAGGTTCATCTCGTCGAATACCCGGTCCTGGTAGCGGATCTGCCGCAGCGGGACCTTTTCGAGATTGCCCACGAGCGCCGCGGTCTCGGCGCGACCGTGGGTCTCGATATAGCCGAGCACGACATCGACGCCTTCGCTGCGCAATCTCTGCGCCTCGAGCAGCATCTGATAGGTCTTCCCGACCCCGGCCGCCGAGCCGATGTAGATCTTGAGGCGCCCGGCCGGGCGCTCCTTCAACGTACTCAGGATATCCTCTTGCGTAGAGGACATCATACTCGGTGGTTCGTTCATAATGTCCGCCGGGGTCGCCGGTCGAAGCCCTTGCGGGCCCTAGGGCCTCATCCTAGCATGGCGGGCTCGGGCGGTGATGCGCTTTAGCCCCAGATTCAGGGACAGGACATCGACACGCGCCTGCCCAAAGAGCCCAAGCCATGGTCCGCGTATATGGCGGGCCACGAGACGGCGCACCACCGCAAGCGGCAAGCCGCGATCGCGGGCGACCCATGGGGCCTGCAAATAGGCGTTGGCGGGGGTGATGTCCGGGTCGAGGCCGGACCCCGAACTCGTGATCATGTCGGCTGGCAGTCGCCGGCCGGCGAGATGCGGGTGGCGGGCCACCAGCCGCGCACGCCGTGCCGCGAGATGACGCGCGAGCTTCGGGCTCGAAGGACCGAGGTTGGAGCCCCCCGACGAACGTGGGTCCATATGGACCGCCGAGGGCCGGCCATGGAACCAGCTACCCCCCGTAAACCGCTGCTCGATGAGGCGCGAACCCACCACCTGGCCCTTTACGCGCACCAGACTGCCATTGGCGGCGCCCGGAAACGCGAGCTGATTGATGCCCACTTCAAGCAGCGGGTAGCCAAGCCCGAACAGCGCCCAACTCAGCAAGGTCAGGCGTAGGGCGGTCCCGAACATACGCGACACGGCGCCTCCTTATGGTTAACGCAGAAACGGGCTCAGCAGAAGATCGATGGCCTTGATGCCGATGAACGGCACAATGAGCCCCCCGAGCCCATAGAGCAAGACATTGCGCGCCAACATGTGATTGGCGGTGGTCGGCTGAAAACGCACGCCGCGCAGCGCCAGCGGGATGAGAATCGGGATGATGATCGCATTGAAGATGAGCGCCGACAGGACCGCGCTCTCGGGGGTGGCGAGATGCATGATATTGAGCGCCGAGACCCCCGGCAACGCGAGCATGAACATGGCTGGCAACATCGCGAAATACTTGGCGACGTCATTGGCGATCGAAAATGTCGTGAGCGCGCCGCGCGTGATCAAAAGCTGCTTGCCGATCGCCACGACATCGATCAGCTTTGTGGGATCGGAATCGAGGTCGATCATATTGGCGGCCTCCTTCGCCGGCACCGTCCCCGAATGCATGGCGAGCCCGACATCCGCCTGGGCGAGCGCCGGCGCGTCATTGGTGCCGTCCCCGGTCATGGCCACGAGCCGCCCCCGGGCCTGCTCGGACCGGATCACCCGGATCTTGTCCTCGGGCTTGGCCTCGGCCACGAAATCGTCGACCCCGGCCTGCTCGGCGATGACGCGCGCGGTGATCGGGTTGTCGCCGGTGACCATGACCGTCTTTATGCCGAGGCTGCGCATGTGGGCGAAGCGCTCGCGCATGCCCGGCTTCAAGACATCCGACAGGCCGATCACCCCGACAAGATCCCCGTCGATGGCGAGCGCCAAGGGCGTCGCGCCCTTGCGCGCCACCAACTCGGCGGCATCCTTCAGCTCCGCGGGCGCGGTGGTCTTGAACCCCTCCTGGACATAGCGCGCCACCGCCGCCACCGCGCCCTTGCGCGCCTTGCGGCCATCCGGCAGGTCAGTACCGCTCATGCGCGTTTCGGCCGTAAACTCGACCCCCTGCCCCCGCTCCCAGGCGGGATCGTGCTTGGCCCCGCGCGCCACGGCCAGCGCCACGATGGAGCGTCCCTCGGGGGTGGTGTCGTACCAGGAGGCGGCGAGCGCGATCGATGCGACATCGCTCTCGTCATGACCAGGCAGGGGCACGAACTCGGTGGCCTGCCGATTGCCCAT
The DNA window shown above is from Acidiferrobacter sp. SPIII_3 and carries:
- a CDS encoding histidine kinase, encoding MNEPPSMMSSTQEDILSTLKERPAGRLKIYIGSAAGVGKTYQMLLEAQRLRSEGVDVVLGYIETHGRAETAALVGNLEKVPLRQIRYQDRVFDEMNLPAILERRPQLVVVDELAHSNIPGTEHPKRYQDVEDILRAGINVISAVNIQHIESLNPYVERLTGVKVRETVPDRVLAVASEIINIDLSVEDHRERLRRGKIYPTEKVESALRGFFTPENLAAMREMALREVASKVEYQTEEQRLLREAGPLRRPERVVVCLGPDHAANVALLRRGARVAGRLNADWFAVTVVRPELAPGKALSPVRKEFLKLERLAEELGARFEVLEAHSVLDALVSFVDEHGITMAIFGKNRHVGWRLRIFKWLTLEFLNHTEGVDVQIVDTDERDASARN
- a CDS encoding 2'-5' RNA ligase family protein; translation: MFFALWPGEDVRARLAARAGESAGRPVAADGYHMTLAFAGAVEADDRRVLEAGAAGVSGEAFVCVLDEMAWLGAGDIAALAPSRPPPALLALAEHLQRLVAAATGRVPTHRYRPHVTLARLTAADPRWAAPPSEPVRWAVADYVLCRSRREQPGVYDVLARWPLS
- a CDS encoding MarC family protein, encoding MKAYDIFLTFFVVVDPIGLVPLFGALTAGASHEYRQRMAVKGVLIAALVLLFFAVSGFAVLRVLGIGLSAFRIAGGILLFLLAIDMVFARHSGLRSTTRRETEEARGRNDISVFPLAIPLLAGPGALTSLLLMLSAAHGRLIAIGLLLGILALVLAITLAVLLSAARILALMGETGANVVTRLLGVLLTALAVQYVLTGIRVGLLHCA
- a CDS encoding IS1634 family transposase, producing the protein MPKRTGAAYVVTTTRHYKGRVYHSHLLRRSYREGGKVRNETLGNLSHLPEPLIAMIHRSLKGETFVPLGEAFTIVRSQPHGHVDAVQRMMARLGLPGVIAGKPCRERDIVLALIAARVLDPRTKLATTRSWGTTTLADTFGVTWADEQDCYAAMDWLLMRQDRIQKKLAARHLKADGLVLYDLSSSYFEGTTCPLARRGYSRDGRRGTLQVNYGLMTDDRGCPVAVTVHEGNTADPTTLMPEITRVKDDFGITQFVMVGDRGMISSTAIAALRDQGGIDWITALRSASIRALVEDKTLQPDLSLPAAWPVDERNLAEITHPDYPGERLVACRNPQLTSLRAHKRAALLQATEEDLAKIAARIAAGRLKGQDKIGVAVGRVINRYKMAKHMSVTITDTSLTFVRKTDAIAAEAALDGMYIIRTSVPAERLDAACCVRHYKSLSQVERAFRSMKTVDLKVRPIHHRLSDRVRAHIFLCMLAYYVEWHLKEAWRELLFADEDQAAKATRDPVAPAERSAAAKAKVARRHHEDGTPIHSFPTLLTELATIVRNTGHAAGNACCTSAEEGAPTFTVTTQSNPLQRRAMDLIDQLVV
- a CDS encoding sigma-54 dependent transcriptional regulator produces the protein MASVLIVDDDRKIRLTLGIFLERRGYRVRDVASVKAALTTLKEFRADIVLSDLKMEGAGGIELLTAIKSDYPSLPVIIMTAYATVEKAVEAIKLGAADFIVKPFAPAEIEQLLSRNIHIQGLEADNHNLRMALGEEDLMTRSEALRRTLSMAERFAHSEATVLVLGESGTGKSMIARRIHAASARSQGPFVEVNCASLSPTLLESELFGHCKGAFTGAVKDKVGRLESADGGTLFLDEVSELSAEGQAKLLRFLQDKVFERVGELKTRAVDTRIIAATNRDLRHLVAGEGFREDLYYRLNVAEVFMPPLRSRPEDVPFLAERFLAQAAARNGLSSIPVMEDEVKSRIARYNWPGNVRELQNVIERCVILAGSGRITMEHLPDRFLTYSAP
- a CDS encoding ATP-binding protein — encoded protein: MLRSLSNRLIIAISAVVLLLGVLGALLVSRISGLGGTTQAILRTNAHSAAAMSKMREAAQAYGLATHARTRARIATRFVAAWQGFKDDSRGLHVAAERAQVEAAWKAYRHAPDTARLRTLDNALQDLKIVGRTAIAAREHHAIVAIKDLTIFASLGLGASLLVILILSVWMVRLILRPMRQLARGIHDLNPSGTHRELERYGLSEFDDLTREFNGLLRRLDKHERGNTDRLVYENAKIDALINSIDDGLVLLDRQDKILHVNFMAGMLLQTEPGELLGRNINDLNIATRFYMNLRNALVSLRREDQDEPQYSRNEFSLTIRGRLHSYILKTVPFRDKGRSIIGLIVVLQDVTELRHAEHQRTQLLATLSHELKTPLTSLSLSIGTLYETAHQENYLHQVRQLLEVGREEVSRLTMLVEDLLDVSRPDAIRTSIELKPLELCEFLRRQAHSFRLQADLQDVDLVVRCLPDVAVNADPVKLGWVFNNLLSNALRHTPLHGQITISVSTPNEEEVLVEVADTGRGIPPEELPHIFDWFTQGAADRHGSAGMGLAIVREMVEAHGGRITVTSRVNEGTQFRITLPRRMTTGDLPLQPVVPLPARP
- the kdpC gene encoding potassium-transporting ATPase subunit KdpC, which translates into the protein MFGTALRLTLLSWALFGLGYPLLEVGINQLAFPGAANGSLVRVKGQVVGSRLIEQRFTGGSWFHGRPSAVHMDPRSSGGSNLGPSSPKLARHLAARRARLVARHPHLAGRRLPADMITSSGSGLDPDITPANAYLQAPWVARDRGLPLAVVRRLVARHIRGPWLGLFGQARVDVLSLNLGLKRITARARHARMRP
- the kdpB gene encoding potassium-transporting ATPase subunit KdpB; translation: MSEAAAGASGHTEIRRKGTRELVAQAVVDSFRKFHPAVQVRNPVMFIVWLSMFVTLALTFDPGLFGKTNVTAAYNGSVTAILFFTVWFANFAEALAEGRGKAQADSLRQTKTDVTARRIVDDDTFEVIMAGALRKGDRVRVERGEIIPTDGEILEGIASVDESAITGESAPVLKEPGTDMFSTVTGGTRILSDWLVFRVSADPGHTFLDRMIHLVEGARRQKTPNEIALTVLLAVLSLIFLVVVATLKPLAAFLHINLDVATLIALLVALMPTTIGALLSAIGIAGIDRATRFNVLAMSGRAVEAAGDVQTLILDKTGTITMGNRQATEFVPLPGHDESDVASIALAASWYDTTPEGRSIVALAVARGAKHDPAWERGQGVEFTAETRMSGTDLPDGRKARKGAVAAVARYVQEGFKTTAPAELKDAAELVARKGATPLALAIDGDLVGVIGLSDVLKPGMRERFAHMRSLGIKTVMVTGDNPITARVIAEQAGVDDFVAEAKPEDKIRVIRSEQARGRLVAMTGDGTNDAPALAQADVGLAMHSGTVPAKEAANMIDLDSDPTKLIDVVAIGKQLLITRGALTTFSIANDVAKYFAMLPAMFMLALPGVSALNIMHLATPESAVLSALIFNAIIIPILIPLALRGVRFQPTTANHMLARNVLLYGLGGLIVPFIGIKAIDLLLSPFLR